In the genome of Nitrospinota bacterium, one region contains:
- the feoB gene encoding ferrous iron transport protein B, with protein MPEPHKKKIAIIGPPNVGKSTLFNKFSRSYSVVANYPQTTIETFRKEVSFAGGRYELIDTPGLFSLYGVSEDEAVARAVLLNEHPAMVIFCGDATNVKRTLIMLMQALEMELPAVFCLNKMDEAGRKGISIDREQLARGVGVPVTLTAAVHGAGLQELEEAVRHISPRPPLLRYTPAVEKALDEMKGFFPASDAPPRGLLLMLLLEEGAAAATLTDRHGGELAAKAEAVRERLYRTGSSLLVKNAVFKAREEWADALIAKAVRREAAGAKSFASEAARLSRHPFYGIPLLIGVLWATFQGVARISTALAAFLDALIFVPAAESIGRLAPNDFLREFLVGNFGVVTMGVFNAIGTVVPILLVFFLIINFLEEVGYLPNLGVLLNRMLAPMGLSGKAVMPMVLGFGCNTIATMASRMLETKKERLIASFLIALGVPCAVQLGILLAILATAPFSALLIVITAIVFTQVGVGLLLNRLIPTQRRADFIMDLPTFYAPDWRNIARKTYFRIKWFLDEALPMFMAASLFMFMLEKTGMLAAIERWAKPVVTGILTLPDKTTEVFILVLARREIGALHFKDMVDTGLMDYTQTVVGLVVITLFIPCASNTMVMVKELGLRWAAAINVAIIAIAVAVGGGLNFLMRLG; from the coding sequence ATGCCTGAACCACACAAGAAAAAGATTGCCATCATCGGGCCGCCGAACGTCGGCAAGAGCACGCTCTTCAACAAATTTTCCCGCTCTTACAGCGTGGTGGCGAATTACCCGCAGACCACCATCGAGACCTTCCGCAAGGAGGTCTCCTTCGCCGGCGGGCGTTACGAGCTGATTGACACGCCCGGCCTGTTTTCGCTCTATGGGGTGTCCGAAGACGAGGCTGTGGCGCGCGCCGTGCTTTTGAACGAACATCCCGCGATGGTGATTTTCTGCGGCGACGCCACCAACGTCAAACGGACGCTCATCATGCTGATGCAGGCGCTGGAGATGGAGTTGCCGGCCGTTTTTTGCCTGAACAAGATGGACGAGGCGGGGCGCAAAGGTATCAGCATCGACCGTGAACAGTTGGCGCGGGGAGTTGGCGTTCCGGTGACGCTCACCGCCGCCGTACATGGCGCGGGCCTTCAGGAACTGGAAGAGGCGGTTCGGCATATATCCCCGCGGCCGCCGCTTCTCCGCTATACCCCCGCGGTGGAAAAAGCGCTGGATGAAATGAAAGGGTTTTTTCCGGCATCGGACGCGCCGCCGCGCGGCCTGTTGCTGATGCTGCTGTTGGAGGAGGGAGCGGCCGCCGCCACGCTGACGGATCGCCACGGCGGCGAGTTGGCGGCGAAAGCTGAAGCGGTGCGCGAGCGGTTGTACCGGACCGGCTCTTCCCTGCTGGTGAAAAACGCCGTCTTCAAGGCGCGTGAAGAATGGGCCGACGCCCTTATAGCCAAAGCGGTGCGCCGCGAGGCCGCCGGCGCGAAAAGTTTCGCCAGCGAGGCGGCGCGCCTTTCGCGCCATCCGTTCTACGGCATACCGCTCCTTATCGGTGTGCTATGGGCCACCTTCCAGGGGGTGGCGCGCATCTCCACCGCGCTGGCCGCCTTCCTTGACGCGCTTATTTTCGTGCCCGCCGCCGAATCTATCGGCCGCCTCGCGCCCAACGATTTCCTGCGCGAGTTTCTCGTCGGCAATTTCGGCGTTGTCACGATGGGGGTGTTCAACGCCATCGGCACGGTGGTGCCGATACTGCTGGTTTTCTTTCTCATCATCAATTTTCTGGAAGAAGTCGGCTATCTGCCGAACCTCGGGGTGCTGTTGAACCGCATGCTCGCCCCGATGGGGTTGAGCGGCAAAGCGGTAATGCCGATGGTGCTCGGCTTCGGATGCAACACCATCGCCACGATGGCCAGCCGGATGCTGGAGACGAAAAAGGAGCGGCTCATTGCTTCGTTTCTCATCGCGCTGGGGGTTCCTTGCGCCGTGCAGCTCGGCATTCTGCTCGCCATTCTTGCCACCGCGCCGTTTTCAGCGTTGCTCATCGTCATCACGGCCATCGTGTTCACGCAGGTGGGCGTGGGGCTGTTGCTCAACCGGCTGATTCCCACGCAACGCCGCGCCGATTTCATCATGGATCTCCCCACGTTCTATGCGCCGGATTGGCGGAATATCGCCCGTAAAACGTACTTCCGCATCAAGTGGTTTTTGGACGAGGCGTTGCCGATGTTCATGGCGGCGTCGCTTTTCATGTTTATGCTGGAAAAAACCGGTATGTTGGCCGCCATCGAGCGCTGGGCAAAGCCGGTTGTTACCGGCATCCTCACCCTGCCGGACAAGACGACAGAGGTTTTTATTCTCGTGTTGGCGCGGCGCGAGATCGGCGCGCTCCATTTCAAGGATATGGTCGATACCGGCCTGATGGATTACACGCAGACGGTGGTGGGGCTTGTCGTCATCACGTTGTTCATTCCCTGCGCATCCAATACAATGGTGATGGTCAAGGAACTTGGCCTGCGGTGGGCCGCCGCCATCAACGTGGCGATTATCGCCATCGCCGTGGCGGTGGGAGGCGGATTGAATTTCCTCATGCGGTTGGGATGA
- a CDS encoding ABC-F family ATP-binding cassette domain-containing protein → MIQISNLTKSYGKQVLYNDITLSIAPREKVGFVGRNGSGKSTLFRLILGEEQPDSGIIGIPKGYRIGTLEQHLKFTEKTVLEEVATALSEDEMYDHWKAEKILFGLGFGEADMEKSPESFSGGYQIRMNLAKLLVQNPNMLLLDEPTNYLDIVSLRWLKSFLRSFQGEVIIITHDRGFMDEVTTHTMGIVRRQLRKLKGDTVTFFETLDHEDEIHEKTRLNQEKRIKEIEEFVARNKARASSASRAQSRLKLLDKMERIEKLDHDAMLAFRFNHDKCPGKIVMEARDLSFSYDGNPDSALFKDLTFAVGARDRIAIIGKNGKGKSTLLNVLGGELKPLTGGISTHPSMKIGHFGQTNIQRLDLESNVLEELSKANPSMNNQHLRCLAGAMMFPGDAAEKFIKVLSGGERSRVLLGKILANPTNLLLLDEPTNHLDMESIEELTEQLDEYEGAVIIVTHSEMILRDIATKLIVFNEGKAQLFLGNYDDFLEKIGWEDEPKAKKKEDREKKGDEPDAVSAAPKSKKGRERGFA, encoded by the coding sequence ATGATACAAATAAGCAATCTCACCAAATCCTACGGCAAGCAGGTGCTGTACAACGATATTACCCTCAGCATCGCCCCGCGCGAAAAAGTCGGCTTTGTGGGGCGCAACGGCAGCGGCAAGTCGACGCTGTTCCGCCTCATCCTGGGGGAGGAGCAGCCCGATAGCGGCATCATCGGCATACCCAAGGGATACAGGATCGGCACGCTGGAGCAGCACCTGAAGTTCACCGAAAAAACGGTGCTGGAAGAGGTGGCTACCGCCCTTTCCGAAGACGAAATGTACGATCATTGGAAGGCGGAAAAGATTCTTTTCGGCCTTGGCTTCGGCGAAGCGGACATGGAAAAATCGCCGGAAAGTTTTTCCGGCGGCTACCAGATACGGATGAACCTGGCGAAGCTGCTGGTGCAAAATCCCAACATGCTGCTGCTGGACGAACCGACCAACTACCTTGATATCGTCAGCCTCCGCTGGCTGAAAAGTTTTCTGCGCTCCTTTCAGGGGGAGGTCATCATTATTACGCACGACCGCGGCTTTATGGACGAAGTGACCACCCACACCATGGGGATTGTCCGCCGCCAGCTCCGCAAGCTGAAAGGGGATACCGTCACGTTCTTCGAGACGCTCGACCATGAGGATGAGATACACGAAAAGACACGCCTCAATCAGGAGAAGAGGATAAAGGAAATCGAGGAGTTTGTTGCGCGCAACAAGGCGCGCGCCAGTTCCGCGTCCCGCGCCCAGTCGCGCCTCAAGCTGCTGGACAAAATGGAGCGGATAGAGAAGCTGGATCACGACGCGATGCTCGCCTTCCGCTTCAATCATGACAAGTGTCCCGGCAAGATTGTGATGGAGGCGCGCGACTTGTCGTTCTCCTACGATGGCAATCCTGATAGCGCGCTGTTCAAGGATCTGACGTTCGCGGTGGGAGCGCGGGACCGCATCGCCATCATCGGGAAAAACGGCAAGGGGAAATCAACGCTGCTGAACGTTCTCGGCGGCGAACTGAAACCGCTCACCGGCGGGATAAGCACGCACCCCAGCATGAAGATCGGCCACTTCGGGCAGACGAATATCCAGCGGCTCGACCTTGAAAGCAACGTTTTGGAGGAATTGAGCAAGGCGAACCCGTCGATGAACAACCAGCATCTTAGGTGCCTTGCCGGCGCGATGATGTTCCCCGGCGACGCGGCGGAAAAGTTCATCAAAGTGCTCTCCGGCGGCGAGCGGAGCCGCGTGCTGCTGGGCAAGATACTGGCCAACCCGACGAACCTCCTGCTCCTCGACGAACCGACCAACCACCTCGACATGGAATCGATAGAAGAGCTCACCGAACAGCTCGACGAGTATGAAGGGGCGGTCATCATCGTCACCCACAGCGAAATGATTTTGCGCGACATCGCCACCAAGCTGATCGTTTTCAATGAAGGGAAGGCGCAGCTTTTTCTGGGGAATTATGACGACTTCCTCGAAAAAATTGGCTGGGAAGACGAGCCAAAAGCCAAAAAGAAAGAGGACAGGGAGAAGAAGGGGGACGAACCGGATGCCGTCTCCGCCGCGCCAAAGTCCAAAAAGGGGCGCGAGCGCGGCTTTGCATAA
- a CDS encoding response regulator, producing the protein MVEDDDVWRMVARAYLERNNCRVIEAEDGRIGLEKYRRIGEDLHAVVSDVRMPHLSGYDLARINAAEHFLPFVLCTSLCDPETAREAFRHGVEDVLVKPVEERQLVKVIKSAMLRRRYGTASAENVVEAAGSRITIPARLCDVMNVKAWLAGKVGHLFTSQETRMYLHYAHEFIMNAYEHGSLGFYEAEKGRLMDEGTYEAELLKREAGCPLAITLEFVKIDDLIMLTVSDGGRGFDHVPYMNFRPEHDLKRLLMLNGRGILMGRHYFDHIRYENRGAAVSLFKQVFNRH; encoded by the coding sequence TTGGTGGAAGACGACGACGTATGGCGGATGGTCGCCCGCGCCTACCTTGAACGTAACAACTGCCGCGTGATAGAGGCCGAAGACGGCCGGATCGGCCTCGAAAAGTATCGCCGCATCGGTGAAGACCTGCATGCCGTAGTTTCAGATGTCCGGATGCCCCACCTGTCGGGGTACGATCTGGCGCGGATTAACGCCGCGGAGCATTTTCTGCCGTTCGTTCTTTGCACATCCCTTTGCGACCCTGAGACCGCCCGCGAGGCATTCCGCCACGGGGTGGAGGATGTTTTGGTAAAGCCGGTGGAAGAACGGCAGCTTGTCAAAGTAATAAAGTCGGCTATGTTGCGCCGCCGTTACGGCACGGCGTCGGCGGAAAATGTCGTGGAAGCGGCGGGATCGCGCATAACCATTCCCGCGCGCCTGTGTGACGTGATGAACGTGAAGGCGTGGCTGGCCGGGAAGGTGGGGCATCTGTTCACCAGCCAGGAGACGCGGATGTACCTCCATTACGCCCATGAATTCATAATGAACGCCTACGAACACGGAAGTCTCGGTTTTTATGAGGCCGAAAAGGGTCGCTTGATGGATGAAGGAACGTATGAAGCTGAACTGTTAAAGCGGGAGGCCGGATGCCCCCTTGCGATAACATTGGAGTTTGTCAAAATTGACGACCTCATAATGTTGACCGTGAGCGATGGCGGGCGGGGTTTCGACCATGTCCCGTACATGAACTTCCGTCCTGAACATGACCTCAAACGCCTTTTGATGCTCAACGGCAGGGGCATCCTGATGGGGCGGCATTATTTCGATCATATCCGCTATGAAAACCGCGGAGCCGCGGTGTCACTGTTCAAGCAGGTATTCAACAGGCACTAA
- a CDS encoding metal-dependent transcriptional regulator — protein MELVKHHKDHTKDELLEMLWHLGEKGRLTLNSLKETDPENIFGAALGELAAAGTVQIEGDRISLTQKGQATARDIIRRHRLAERLINDVLGEKAKNPDLAACEFEHILAPELVDSICILLGHPRTCPHGKEIPEGACCRAAKDEIKSLVMPLTELKIGVAARVAGINTKDEPRMHKLLAMGITPGTSVKVHQKYPALVIEADQSQIALENAVAEEIVVWRPAEK, from the coding sequence ATGGAACTGGTAAAACACCACAAGGATCACACCAAAGACGAATTGCTGGAGATGCTTTGGCATCTCGGCGAGAAGGGGCGGCTTACCCTTAACTCGCTCAAGGAGACAGATCCCGAAAACATATTTGGCGCGGCGCTTGGAGAATTGGCCGCGGCGGGGACGGTGCAGATAGAAGGCGACAGAATATCGCTCACGCAAAAAGGGCAAGCAACGGCGCGCGACATCATCCGCCGGCACCGGCTGGCGGAGCGGCTGATCAATGACGTGCTGGGGGAGAAGGCCAAAAATCCCGATCTGGCCGCCTGCGAGTTCGAGCATATCCTCGCGCCGGAGCTGGTCGACTCCATCTGCATCCTGCTGGGGCATCCCCGCACCTGCCCGCACGGCAAGGAGATACCGGAGGGCGCCTGCTGCCGCGCCGCGAAGGACGAGATAAAGAGCCTCGTCATGCCGCTGACCGAATTGAAGATCGGCGTCGCCGCGCGGGTGGCGGGCATCAATACCAAAGACGAGCCGCGTATGCACAAACTGCTGGCGATGGGAATCACGCCGGGAACGTCGGTCAAGGTGCATCAGAAGTACCCCGCGCTGGTGATAGAGGCCGACCAAAGCCAGATCGCTTTGGAAAACGCCGTTGCGGAAGAGATTGTCGTCTGGCGTCCCGCCGAAAAATAG
- a CDS encoding sodium:alanine symporter family protein, with protein sequence MQTIHDGVNWLNGYLWGPLMLALLFGTHLFLTFRLRFIQRYTWRGIRLSLSRGEHSGEGDVSHYGALTTALAATIGTGNIVGVGTAVAIGGPGAVLWMWLTGVFGIATKYAEAVLAVKYRVKTEDGTMLGGPMYAIEKGMGMKWLAALFSVFTSIAAFGIGNMVQSNSIASLARDEFSISPWVTGGVITFITAVVVLGGIKWIARVCEGLVPLMACVYIAGCIYILLYNLPYVIPALGLIVKSAFTPQAAGGGFVGATVMIAARYGIARGLFSNESGLGSAPIVAAAAKSKNPVQQALVSATGTFWDTVVICALTGLVLVTTMMRQPEMVAGLNGALLTKAVFGYIPGVGQPLLVFALLTFVFSTILGWSYYGERAAEYLLGKKIIMPYRVGWVAAVMVGAVVPLPLVWDFADMANALMAIPNLASLIALSGIIVAETRLHLWDAEPAAAGGGFTVPEPVRVEEEEP encoded by the coding sequence ATGCAGACGATACATGATGGGGTAAATTGGCTCAACGGTTACCTATGGGGACCGCTGATGCTGGCGCTCCTGTTTGGCACCCATTTGTTTCTTACATTCCGCCTCCGTTTCATCCAGCGGTACACATGGCGCGGCATCCGCCTTTCCCTGTCGCGCGGCGAACATTCCGGCGAAGGCGACGTATCGCATTACGGCGCGCTCACCACGGCGCTGGCCGCCACCATAGGCACCGGCAATATCGTGGGTGTAGGCACCGCCGTGGCCATCGGCGGCCCCGGCGCGGTTTTGTGGATGTGGCTCACCGGTGTTTTTGGCATTGCCACCAAGTACGCCGAGGCGGTGCTTGCCGTGAAGTACCGGGTGAAGACCGAAGACGGCACGATGCTTGGCGGACCGATGTACGCCATCGAAAAAGGGATGGGGATGAAATGGCTGGCGGCGCTTTTCAGCGTTTTCACTTCAATCGCCGCTTTCGGCATCGGCAACATGGTGCAGTCGAACTCCATCGCCAGCCTTGCCCGCGACGAGTTCAGCATTTCCCCGTGGGTGACCGGCGGCGTGATAACGTTCATCACGGCGGTGGTGGTGTTGGGCGGCATCAAATGGATCGCGCGGGTATGCGAAGGGCTGGTGCCGCTGATGGCGTGTGTCTACATCGCGGGCTGTATCTATATTCTTCTCTACAACCTGCCGTACGTTATTCCCGCGCTGGGCCTCATTGTAAAATCCGCATTCACGCCGCAAGCGGCGGGCGGGGGCTTTGTGGGGGCCACTGTCATGATTGCGGCGCGGTACGGCATCGCGCGGGGGCTGTTCTCCAACGAATCGGGGCTTGGTTCCGCGCCGATAGTCGCGGCGGCCGCGAAAAGCAAAAACCCGGTGCAGCAGGCGCTGGTATCGGCAACCGGCACGTTTTGGGATACGGTGGTGATTTGCGCCCTGACGGGGCTTGTCCTGGTTACCACCATGATGCGCCAACCGGAAATGGTGGCGGGGCTGAATGGCGCGCTGCTCACCAAGGCGGTATTCGGCTATATTCCCGGCGTGGGCCAGCCGCTGTTGGTATTCGCCCTGCTGACCTTCGTTTTCTCCACCATTCTTGGGTGGTCGTATTATGGCGAACGCGCGGCCGAATACCTCCTTGGTAAAAAAATAATAATGCCGTACCGGGTGGGGTGGGTGGCCGCGGTGATGGTGGGGGCCGTGGTACCGCTGCCCCTGGTGTGGGATTTCGCCGACATGGCAAACGCATTGATGGCGATACCGAATCTTGCCTCGCTTATCGCGCTGAGCGGCATCATTGTGGCCGAAACGCGCCTTCATCTGTGGGACGCCGAACCCGCGGCGGCTGGCGGCGGATTTACGGTGCCGGAGCCGGTGCGCGTGGAGGAAGAAGAACCGTGA
- a CDS encoding tetratricopeptide repeat protein yields MGKPVLAFLAVLLLWANAGAHDLVIPSELPNLRQGFELVYNEQYPEAEKIFQEYINKYPDRPEGYFLMTGRYAEYMNAYHDRSAMAKFNEWARRTTQKAEAFTAKHPESPVGYFYLGNLYGYMGLLDAQQQNLVSAFLNAVKAKKSLEKALALDPAAHDAYFGLGSLYFYGSKKHVEEGGMVGWIVKKFITHNRDMRQEGIAMLQKAVANGGITADTAFSTLMWLMIIEERYDEALPMAVEMERRWPKDKHGHWAQGRIHLLRGQCAEASRHFEGIADIVKQQSVPLDRFPEVGIARELSSLCVESGTVSHAEREERIKALKARLAGNPNIQLEYANSKGVVKDFLNSVNGMEKQQFIQRGDGGIK; encoded by the coding sequence ATGGGAAAACCGGTGCTGGCGTTCTTGGCGGTGTTGTTACTATGGGCAAACGCGGGCGCCCACGACCTTGTGATTCCCTCCGAACTGCCCAATTTACGCCAAGGGTTCGAGCTCGTGTATAACGAACAATATCCTGAGGCCGAAAAAATATTTCAGGAGTATATCAACAAATATCCTGACCGGCCGGAAGGCTATTTTCTGATGACGGGCCGTTACGCTGAATACATGAACGCCTATCATGACCGCTCGGCAATGGCGAAATTCAACGAGTGGGCGCGGCGAACCACGCAAAAGGCCGAGGCGTTTACCGCCAAGCATCCTGAAAGCCCGGTCGGCTATTTTTATCTGGGCAACCTCTACGGCTATATGGGGCTGTTGGACGCGCAGCAGCAAAACCTTGTTTCCGCATTTCTCAACGCGGTGAAAGCGAAGAAAAGCCTGGAGAAGGCGCTGGCGCTCGATCCCGCGGCGCATGACGCGTATTTCGGCCTCGGCTCCCTTTACTTTTACGGCAGCAAAAAGCATGTGGAAGAGGGGGGGATGGTCGGGTGGATCGTAAAAAAGTTTATCACCCATAACCGGGATATGCGGCAGGAGGGGATCGCCATGCTGCAAAAAGCGGTGGCTAACGGCGGAATTACCGCGGATACGGCTTTCAGCACGCTCATGTGGCTAATGATCATCGAGGAACGTTACGACGAGGCGCTGCCGATGGCGGTCGAGATGGAACGCCGTTGGCCCAAGGACAAGCACGGTCACTGGGCGCAGGGACGTATTCACCTGTTACGCGGTCAATGCGCTGAAGCCTCGCGGCATTTTGAGGGGATTGCCGACATCGTGAAGCAGCAGAGCGTCCCGCTTGACCGTTTTCCGGAAGTGGGTATCGCCCGTGAACTCTCTTCGCTCTGCGTTGAGAGCGGTACCGTGAGCCATGCCGAGCGCGAAGAGCGGATCAAGGCTCTCAAGGCGCGCCTGGCGGGAAACCCGAATATCCAGCTTGAGTACGCCAATTCAAAAGGGGTAGTGAAGGATTTTCT